The proteins below are encoded in one region of Numenius arquata chromosome W, bNumArq3.hap1.1, whole genome shotgun sequence:
- the LOC141476589 gene encoding LOW QUALITY PROTEIN: syncytin-2-like (The sequence of the model RefSeq protein was modified relative to this genomic sequence to represent the inferred CDS: substituted 1 base at 1 genomic stop codon) → MELVVEAGIVAVVIVRVEVVAVFIVKAGVARAGKEHSWEYGWYWAGQFLGANLTATNGPCKLPKGYWWLCGDGYSRKQLPAGWKGTCTIGYLTSQDKVFNQSDIPSGMLRTPWRRIREVENPLVTRGTRYHSFIRWLIPSLGISELERAIVNISATIEALEKSTIDAIQALQQEVQSLASMVAQNRMALDLLTWKEGGLCAVINXSCCSYVNQNGRIEKDLQNLIAKTQILHQTAQDDTTFGFSDFWEKLTSWLPNLAWLRQLFILLVAILMLGILICVLARCFVCCTKGAKDEYIQWKKHQLRERVESGKYFRNQMGRESIL, encoded by the coding sequence GAAAAGAAcactcttgggagtatggatggtattgGGCAGGACAGTTCCTAGGTGCGAATCTGACAGCAACTAATGGACCCTGTAAATTGCCTAAAGGGTACTGGTGGCTGTGTGGAGATgggtatagcagaaaacagctccccGCAGggtggaagggaacttgcacgataggatATCTAACTAGTCAAGATaaagtgtttaatcagtctgacattccctcaggtatgttgagaacaccttggaggagaattcgagaggtagaaaaccctctagtgacaaggggaacaagatacCATAGCTTtataaggtggcttataccatccctggGCATTAGTGAACTGGAGagagcaattgtaaacatatcagctaccatagaagcgcttgagaaatctacaatcgatgctatacaggcacttcaacaagaagtccagtcattagcaagcATGGTTGCTCAAAATAGGatggcattagatttattaacttggaaagagggaggcttatgtgcagtgattaattaGAGCTGTTGCTcgtatgtaaaccaaaacggaaggatagagaaagacttacaaaatctcatagctaaaactcagattttgcatcagactgcacaagatgataccacatttgggttctcagacttttgggaaaagttaacctcatggttacctaatctggcatggcttagacaactgtttatccttttagTAGCAATACTCATGTTAGGAATTTTAATATGTGTATTAGCTAGATGTTTTGTGTGTTGTACCAAGGGGGctaaagatgaatacattcaatggaagaagcatcagctccgtgaaagagtggagtcagggaagtactTTAGAAACCAGATGGGGAGGGAAAGTATACTCTAg